The Streptomyces armeniacus genomic interval CGCGTACGGCGCCCAGGCCGGTGCGTGTTCATGGGTGCGTCTGTTCCGGTCGCTCACTGCTCAGCCTGCGCAGCAGGAGAGCCTGGCGACATCCGCGGTGTAGGTCTGAGCAGCGAGCTTGAGGGCCTCGGCCATGGTCAGGTACGGGGCCCAGGTGTGGGCGAGCTGATCGACGGTCATGCCCGCGGTGATGGCGTAGGTGGCAGCGGTGATGATGTCGCCCGCGCCGTCCGCGATCACGTGGACGCCCAGCACGCGGCCGGTCTCGGCGTTGGCTACGAGCTTGACCAGCCCACGAGTATCGCGGTTGGCGAGAGCGCGCGGCACGTACTCAAGCGGCAGAACGCGGCAGTCGCAGGGGATTCCGGCATCGGCCGCCTGGGCGTCGGTCATCCCCACCGCGGCCATCGCCGGGCTGGTGAAGGTGACGCGGGGCAGCGCGGTGTAGTCCAGCGTGCGCTCCGCGTCGGCGAAGGCGTTGTCGGCGGCCAGAGTGCCCTGGGCGGCGGCGACGTAGACGAACTGCGGGCCTCCGGCGACATCCCCCGCGGCCCAGATCCGCTCGTTGGTGGTGCGCTGGTGGTCGTCGACAACCACATCGCCGCGCTCGCCCGTCTTGACGCCGACCGCGTCGAGACCGAGGCCGGAGATGACGGGGCGCCGGCCGGTGGCGACCAGTAGCGTTTCGGTGCGCAGCTCGGTCTCCCTGCCGCTGCGCGTGCGCACGGCGGCGATCTTGGCGCCGTCCTCGGTGCGGACACTGGCGAGGGTGGCGCCGGTGTGGACGGTGACGCCCTCCTCGGCGAAGACGTCCTCAATGACGGAGGAAACCTCAGGCTCTTCGAACGGGGCCAGCTGCTCCAGAGCCTCGATCACAGTGACCTGGGTACCGAGGCGGGCGAAGAGCTGGGCCTGCTCCAGGCCAACGGCGTTGCCGCCCACGACGATCATCGACTCCGGCAGCGCGTCGAGTTCCATCGCCGTGGTCGATGTCAGGTACCCCGCTTCGGCCAGGCCCTCTACGGGCGGTGCCCAGGGCGCGGAGCCGGTGGCGACAAGGTAGTGAGCGGCTTCGATGCGCCGGGTGCCGCCGTCGCGCAACGAGACCTCGAGGGCCGGGGCGTCGCTGGTGCCGGAGAAGGTGGCCGTTCCATGCACGATCTCCCAGCCGTAGTCGGCGGCGAGTTCGGTGTACTTCTCCGCCCGCAGCTGCTCGACCAGGGCATCCTTGCCGTCGATCAACTGCCGGAATTCGACGGGCAGTTCCGCGGCGGCAAGCCCGGGGAATCGCCCGGCCGCTCCGCAACCGTGGCGGGCCTCGGCTGCGGCCAGCAGCGCCTTGGAGGGTATACAGCCCACGTTCACGCAGGTGCCTCCGGTAGTGCCACGCTCGATCATCGCCACGCGCTTGCCCTGGTTGGTGGCGGCGATAGCGGCGGCGAAGGCCGCTGAGCCGGAGCCGATGACGGCCAGGTCGAAGCCGGAGTGCGTTGTGGTCACGGTGTTGCCTCCTCGTGCAGAGTCCAGGCCTCCAGACTCACTGCTATGCGCCTTGCCGGATAGCTCACCTTCACCATACTATTTGGGTAAGCGAATAGATTCAGCCGTGGAGGCCATCCGTATGCCGCAACGCCTCAGCACTCCCACCGGGGTCGCCAGCCCGGCTGCTGATGAGGTGCCGTGCACCCATCTGGACACGGTGGCGAAATTCTTCCGTGCCCTGGCGGACCCGACCCGGCTGAAGCTCCTGGAGTTCATCCTTCGAGGCGAGCGCACCAGTGCTGAGTGCGTCGAGCACGCCGGCATCTCCCAGCCCCGCGTCTCGGTCCACCTGTCCTGCCTTGTGGACTGCGGCTACGTCACCGCCCGCCGGGACGGCAAGAAACTGCGCTACTCCGTCGGCGACCCGCGCGTCGCGGACCTGCTTGTCCTTGCCCGCTCGCTCGCCGCAGACAACGCCACCGCGCTGACCTGTTGCACCCGCATCCCCGACGGCCCGGGATAACCGGCAAGGCGCACCCCGTCATGGCTGCCATCCACCGGCCTCCTCGTCGCAACAAGGAGTCTTCCCGTGCCGGTACGGCGGCCGCCGGGATCCAATGAGCCCTGCGCAGCCGCTCGCCGAGTACCGGTAGGACGAACGCAGGCAGATCGCCTCCCATGGGAGCAACTCCGGGAATTCGAACAGGCCTCCCCGGCAACAGCGTTCACGTCCCCGGCACCGCGGGTGATCGCGACAGGGATTCAGCCCGGGTCAGTCCCGGTCGGCCCTTTCCCCGTCGCGCCTCAGAAGGTTCTGCAGGGTGAAGCCCGGCTGCCTGCCTCGGGCTGGACCGGTTCGGCCAACACCCGACCCAGGGCCCGCACCTGGGATTTCTCGTCCACGCAGCGGACCACTGCCTTCTCGGGCGGGTGGTGGTAGAGCCCGACGACATCAACGACCTTCTCCACGAACTGCGGGTCCGTGGAAAGTTTGAACGGTCCTGGATATTCGGCTTCAGCTCGAACTTCTGCCAGGTCCGTCCGATCGTCGACCTCGACAGACCGGCGCAAGGGCCATCGAGGCCCGAGAGCAGTGCGTGGCGTTGGGCGGAGATGTCTCCAGCGTCGCAACGACGACCGCCTCAACCCGGTCGTTGAGGACCGGCAGTGGCCGTCCCGGCCGCAGTCCGTCAGTCGGCCCTTCCAGCCATGACTCCACGAACCGGCGCCGCCAACGGGTCACCGTGGAAACGGACGTTCCCAGCCGGGCGGCGACGTGCCTATTCGACGTCCCCTCCGCGCACGCCAGCATGATCCCGCAAGGCCAGGGCCTGCGAGGTCTTCGCCCGACGTGCCCAACACGTCAGTTGCTCGCGCTCGACTCCGGTCAGGACCACCCCCGGACTTCGGACGCCCCGGCCGGCCGGCATCAACCAGCCCTCCATCGAGATAGCGGAATACCCCCCAGGGGTATATGGTTGTGATCGTCGTCCTGAACGGGGCAACGCCAGCAGACGCATCACACCTATGGAGCTGTCATGCAGAATCACTCCGGCCACGACCAGACCAACCACAGCGGCCACGGCGGAGCCCAGCCCGGCGGGCTGTCAGTCTCCGAGAACGGGTACACCCTCGAGCTCGACTCGACGATCGTCACCGCCGGTGTGCAGCCGGTCAGCTTCCGGGTGATCGGCCCCGACGGCCAGGCGGTGACCGAGTTCACGCCCGAGCACGAGAAAGAACTGCACTTCATCGCCGTCCGGCGCGACACGGCCGGGTTCCAGCACGTACACCCGGTGAGGGACGAGAAGGGCACCTGGAGCGTCGAACTGGCCCTGGAACCGGGAGACTGGCGGATCTTCGCCGACGTCCACCCGGCCGGACACGACGGGACCGTGACACTGGGGGCCGATCTCGCGGTCGCCGGGCCGTACGACCCACGGCCGCTCCCCGAGGCCACCGGGACCGCACAGATCGGCGAGTACACCGTCGCGCTCGACGGCGAGCTCGTGCCCGGTGAGGCACGAAAGCTGACCCTCACCGTCAGCCGGAACGACCGCCCCGTCACCGACCTGCAGCCCTACCTGGCCGCGTACGGGCACCTGGTGGCACTGCGGGTCGGCGACCTGGGCTACCTCCACGTCCACCCCGAGGGCGAACCCGGTGACGGCACCACCGCACCGGGACCCGAGATCGCCTTCGTGGCGACCGCGCCTTCCGCCGGTACCTACCGCCTGTACCTGGACTTCCAGCACCAAGACGTCGTACGGACAGCCGAGTTCACGGTCCGGACCACCTCGACCACCCGCCAGTCGGACGCGGCATCCCAGGTCGCAGCCGAACACAGGGGCCACCAGCACCACCACCACGGCGGCCACGCCCACCACTGAGCACGCAGGTCACCGACCAGCCGCCGCACCGCCCCAGCACACCCCCACCACGGAAGGACCGTCATGCCCCGCCTGACGCGACTCACGCCCGACACGGCGGTCGGCGCCTCTCGCGACCTCCTCGCCGACCTGGTCTCCCGCCATGGCCAAGCCGGTGCGATGGTCTCCACGATGGCGCACTCGCCCGCCGTACTGGGCGGCTACCTCCAGCTCAGCCGCGCCATGGGACGAGCCAAGCTCGATCGCCGGACCAGCGAACGGATCTCGATCG includes:
- the merA gene encoding mercury(II) reductase yields the protein MTTTHSGFDLAVIGSGSAAFAAAIAATNQGKRVAMIERGTTGGTCVNVGCIPSKALLAAAEARHGCGAAGRFPGLAAAELPVEFRQLIDGKDALVEQLRAEKYTELAADYGWEIVHGTATFSGTSDAPALEVSLRDGGTRRIEAAHYLVATGSAPWAPPVEGLAEAGYLTSTTAMELDALPESMIVVGGNAVGLEQAQLFARLGTQVTVIEALEQLAPFEEPEVSSVIEDVFAEEGVTVHTGATLASVRTEDGAKIAAVRTRSGRETELRTETLLVATGRRPVISGLGLDAVGVKTGERGDVVVDDHQRTTNERIWAAGDVAGGPQFVYVAAAQGTLAADNAFADAERTLDYTALPRVTFTSPAMAAVGMTDAQAADAGIPCDCRVLPLEYVPRALANRDTRGLVKLVANAETGRVLGVHVIADGAGDIITAATYAITAGMTVDQLAHTWAPYLTMAEALKLAAQTYTADVARLSCCAG
- a CDS encoding ArsR/SmtB family transcription factor, with translation MPQRLSTPTGVASPAADEVPCTHLDTVAKFFRALADPTRLKLLEFILRGERTSAECVEHAGISQPRVSVHLSCLVDCGYVTARRDGKKLRYSVGDPRVADLLVLARSLAADNATALTCCTRIPDGPG
- a CDS encoding helix-turn-helix domain-containing protein — translated: MLACAEGTSNRHVAARLGTSVSTVTRWRRRFVESWLEGPTDGLRPGRPLPVLNDRVEAVVVATLETSPPNATHCSRASMALAPVCRGRRSDGPGRSSS